The proteins below are encoded in one region of Knoellia sp. S7-12:
- the cimA gene encoding citramalate synthase — MSDLHVYDTTLRDGAQQEGLNLSVVDKLTIASHLDDLGVGFIEGGWPGANPKDTEFFARAATELTLKNATLAAFGATRRVGGKASTDPLVRALIDSQAPVVTLVAKSHVGHVERALRTTPAENLEMIRDTVSFLRGEGRRVFLDAEHFFDGYAVDRTYAIEALRVALESGAEVAALCDTNGGMLPGQVWDVVTDVVDALGLDAANGDARLGIHCHNDTGCAVANSMAAVDAGATHVQGTINGYGERTGNANLVTVVANLQLKVGREVMDPHLLQESTRISHAISEITNVPAYSRQPYTGASAFAHKAGLHASAIKVDPDLYQHLDPKHVGNDMRMLISDMAGRASIELKSRELGFELDPDNEADSALVKKVLARVKDLELRGYTFDAADASFELLLRREIEGALPAFFEIESWRVITDSQTAGDALSEATVKLTAGGKRVLRTGEGNGPVNALDHALRLALAPAYPEVEHLELIDYRVRILDAAHGTDAVTRVLIETSDGEFTWETIGVAPNILEASWMALVESVTYGLLRAGVPAR; from the coding sequence ATGAGCGACTTGCACGTCTACGACACCACCTTGCGTGACGGTGCCCAGCAGGAGGGCCTCAACCTCTCCGTCGTGGACAAGCTCACGATTGCGTCGCACCTCGACGACCTCGGAGTCGGCTTCATCGAAGGTGGCTGGCCCGGCGCGAACCCCAAGGACACGGAGTTCTTCGCCCGGGCCGCCACCGAACTCACCCTCAAGAACGCCACGCTCGCGGCGTTCGGTGCGACGCGCCGGGTCGGCGGCAAGGCATCGACGGACCCGCTGGTCCGGGCGCTCATCGACAGCCAGGCGCCGGTCGTCACCCTCGTCGCGAAGTCGCACGTGGGCCACGTCGAGCGGGCACTGCGCACCACACCCGCCGAGAACCTCGAGATGATCCGCGACACGGTGTCGTTCCTGCGCGGGGAGGGGCGGCGCGTCTTCCTGGACGCGGAGCACTTCTTCGACGGGTATGCCGTGGACCGCACCTATGCGATCGAGGCACTTCGCGTCGCGCTCGAGTCGGGTGCGGAGGTCGCGGCGCTCTGTGACACCAACGGCGGCATGCTGCCGGGCCAGGTATGGGACGTTGTCACGGACGTCGTCGATGCCCTCGGGCTGGACGCGGCGAATGGAGATGCCCGGCTCGGCATCCACTGCCACAACGACACTGGCTGCGCCGTGGCCAACTCGATGGCCGCCGTCGACGCCGGCGCGACCCATGTCCAGGGCACCATCAACGGCTACGGCGAGCGCACCGGCAACGCCAACCTCGTCACCGTCGTCGCCAACCTTCAGCTCAAGGTGGGACGCGAGGTCATGGACCCGCACCTGCTGCAGGAGTCGACGCGGATCAGCCACGCCATCAGTGAGATCACCAATGTGCCGGCCTACTCACGTCAGCCCTACACTGGCGCGAGTGCGTTCGCGCACAAGGCGGGTCTGCACGCCAGCGCGATCAAGGTCGACCCCGATCTCTATCAGCACCTGGATCCCAAGCACGTGGGCAACGACATGCGCATGCTCATCTCCGACATGGCCGGGCGAGCGTCGATCGAGCTCAAGTCGCGTGAGCTCGGCTTTGAGCTCGACCCGGACAACGAGGCGGACAGTGCCTTGGTCAAGAAGGTGCTCGCTCGGGTCAAGGACCTCGAGCTGCGGGGCTACACCTTCGACGCGGCCGACGCGAGCTTCGAGCTCCTGCTGCGTCGCGAGATCGAGGGGGCACTCCCGGCATTCTTCGAGATCGAGTCATGGCGCGTCATCACCGACTCGCAGACCGCAGGCGACGCGCTGTCGGAGGCGACCGTCAAGCTCACCGCCGGTGGCAAACGTGTCCTGCGCACCGGTGAGGGCAACGGTCCGGTCAACGCACTCGACCACGCGTTGCGGCTCGCGCTCGCTCCGGCATACCCCGAGGTCGAGCACCTCGAGCTCATCGACTACCGCGTGCGCATCCTTGACGCCGCCCACGGCACTGACGCCGTGACGCGGGTGCTCATCGAGACCAGCGACGGTGAGTTCACGTGGGAGACCATCGGCGTCGCACCCAACATCCTCGAAGCGAGCTGGATGGCACTCGTCGAGAGCGTCACCTACGGCCTGCTCCGTGCCGGGGTGCCCGCGCGCTGA
- a CDS encoding YdeI/OmpD-associated family protein, giving the protein MGETLHLTAILEPRGPAGGFAFTDEQVAAMGDGAKVFPVIVTINGRAIALRLARMGDENLVGFSKAARAQAGVELGDEVTFDIAADLTPRTVEVPDDLAAALAADPDVEKAFDAMAYSHRKEYVRWVTEAKREQTRLDRIAKTIEMVREGKTR; this is encoded by the coding sequence ATGGGAGAGACACTGCACCTCACCGCCATCCTCGAACCGCGCGGGCCCGCAGGTGGGTTCGCGTTCACCGACGAGCAGGTCGCCGCGATGGGTGATGGCGCCAAGGTCTTTCCCGTGATCGTGACCATCAACGGCAGGGCCATCGCGCTCCGGCTCGCGCGCATGGGCGACGAGAACCTGGTCGGCTTCAGCAAGGCCGCGCGGGCACAGGCCGGGGTCGAACTCGGCGACGAGGTGACCTTTGACATCGCTGCGGACCTGACTCCGCGCACGGTCGAGGTCCCGGACGATCTCGCTGCCGCGCTCGCCGCGGACCCCGACGTCGAGAAGGCCTTCGACGCCATGGCCTACTCACACCGCAAGGAGTACGTCCGGTGGGTCACCGAGGCCAAGCGCGAACAGACCCGTCTCGACCGCATCGCCAAGACCATCGAGATGGTGCGCGAGGGCAAGACCCGCTGA
- a CDS encoding DUF2786 domain-containing protein codes for MSSTTEAELVDLAIRSLNLNRTRAFDDVTVELAQRCATAEGSRTVVTALVVGIRDATAGAWQRGWQPSDVHRMAVRRLTTDDQAFVLDAISDELDRYAPATVDPTFMAQLQALEGGVWWSRSQTWLDAHRQRGVDWLSLISRALTAMHLLQWVPVIERLTPLPGVFRPSATSAAKNSPSGQPADVDSRILERVRLLLAKAESTNFAAEAETFTAGAQALMARHSIDVALLADEDGEGALDGGPQGRRIGIDTPYDGPKASLLTAVATANRCRMIWTRELGFGTVIGFESDLEGVELLFTSLLVQANTAMMAEGSRADYRGRSRTRAFRSSFLTAYAHRIGERLALVAAAEMESAASAASSRGQELVPLMAARTEKVEHVVGEWFPSLTRRRTQSVRDAEGWHVGRAAADRARLDGTTSRDRVGRRRTG; via the coding sequence ATGAGCAGCACCACCGAGGCGGAACTCGTCGACCTGGCGATCCGGTCACTGAACCTCAACCGCACTCGCGCGTTCGACGACGTCACCGTGGAGTTGGCGCAGAGGTGCGCGACGGCCGAGGGATCGCGCACGGTCGTCACGGCACTCGTCGTCGGCATCCGTGACGCGACGGCCGGCGCCTGGCAACGCGGATGGCAGCCCTCCGACGTCCACCGGATGGCGGTCCGGCGGCTCACGACCGACGATCAGGCCTTCGTCCTCGACGCCATTTCCGACGAGCTTGACCGCTATGCCCCGGCGACGGTTGACCCGACCTTCATGGCCCAGCTCCAGGCGCTCGAAGGCGGTGTCTGGTGGTCGCGCTCGCAGACCTGGCTCGACGCGCATCGCCAGCGCGGGGTCGACTGGCTGAGTCTGATCTCACGGGCCCTGACGGCCATGCATCTGCTCCAGTGGGTTCCCGTGATCGAGCGGCTCACGCCGTTGCCGGGAGTTTTCCGTCCGTCGGCGACCTCCGCGGCAAAGAACTCTCCCTCGGGGCAACCTGCCGACGTGGACTCGCGGATCCTCGAGCGGGTCCGTCTGCTGCTCGCCAAGGCGGAGTCGACGAACTTCGCCGCGGAGGCCGAAACCTTCACTGCTGGTGCGCAGGCGCTGATGGCGCGACACAGCATCGACGTCGCACTTCTTGCCGACGAGGACGGGGAGGGCGCGCTTGACGGCGGGCCACAAGGTCGCCGGATCGGGATCGACACGCCATATGACGGCCCGAAGGCCTCGCTGCTCACCGCCGTGGCCACGGCCAACCGGTGCCGCATGATCTGGACGCGTGAGCTCGGCTTCGGCACGGTGATCGGCTTCGAGTCCGACCTCGAGGGCGTCGAGCTGCTCTTCACGTCTCTCCTCGTCCAGGCCAACACCGCGATGATGGCCGAGGGCTCGCGCGCGGACTACCGCGGACGCAGCCGGACCAGGGCCTTCCGTTCGTCGTTCCTCACCGCCTACGCCCACCGGATCGGTGAGCGGCTCGCCCTGGTCGCAGCCGCCGAGATGGAGTCGGCCGCATCAGCGGCCAGCTCGAGAGGTCAGGAGCTCGTCCCGCTCATGGCGGCCCGGACCGAGAAGGTCGAGCACGTGGTGGGCGAGTGGTTCCCCTCGCTCACGCGACGCAGAACCCAGTCCGTTCGCGATGCGGAAGGGTGGCATGTCGGGCGCGCTGCCGCCGACCGGGCCCGCCTTGACGGCACGACGTCGCGCGACCGGGTGGGTCGTCGACGCACCGGCTGA
- a CDS encoding class I SAM-dependent methyltransferase translates to MTDTPGFYEHLTFNAPLSDARADALAGRLAAAAPSTVLDVGCGWGQLLVRIAARAPGATSLGVDTEERHLERGRARAQELGVSERVTFQNLPGGEVSEPADVVICIGSSHAFGDSPAEALAALMSLVRPGGRLVLGEGTWEVRGPVQPELVWDDVVALPSVAGLVDLAVEAGFRPLWTETANEDELFAFESGYLADLEEWLLHHDDAEVRARADQHRKRWLHGYRNAFGFAYLTLGVPAPS, encoded by the coding sequence GTGACTGACACCCCGGGTTTCTATGAGCACCTGACCTTCAACGCGCCGTTGTCCGATGCGCGAGCGGACGCCCTCGCGGGCCGGTTGGCGGCGGCTGCGCCCTCCACCGTCCTCGACGTCGGGTGCGGCTGGGGTCAACTGTTGGTGCGGATCGCTGCGCGAGCTCCCGGAGCGACTTCGCTGGGCGTGGACACCGAGGAGCGCCACCTCGAACGGGGTCGGGCCAGGGCACAGGAGCTCGGCGTCTCGGAGCGGGTGACGTTCCAGAACCTGCCGGGTGGCGAGGTGAGCGAGCCTGCGGACGTCGTCATCTGCATCGGCTCGTCCCACGCCTTCGGTGACTCACCGGCCGAGGCACTCGCGGCCCTCATGTCGCTCGTGCGACCGGGTGGCCGGCTGGTTCTCGGCGAGGGGACGTGGGAGGTGCGAGGACCCGTGCAACCCGAGCTCGTGTGGGACGACGTGGTGGCCCTGCCGTCGGTTGCCGGGCTCGTCGACCTGGCGGTCGAGGCCGGATTCCGGCCACTGTGGACCGAGACCGCGAACGAGGACGAGTTGTTCGCGTTCGAGTCCGGCTACCTCGCCGACCTTGAGGAGTGGCTCCTCCATCACGACGACGCCGAGGTCCGGGCACGCGCCGACCAGCACCGAAAGAGGTGGCTGCACGGATATCGCAACGCCTTCGGCTTCGCCTACCTCACGCTCGGCGTTCCTGCGCCTTCCTGA
- a CDS encoding MBL fold metallo-hydrolase — protein MRILRIPGLAVAAGGVGLAAWLVKAGRPIPEAMGGRANGERAARMQASPEWSNGKFHNQQLRFEPSSRSIAGSVKELVAGRQERHPVGDVPLVRDALEPVAEGAHVTWLGHSTALVQVDGAVVLLDPVWSDRCSPSQQVGPRRLHPVPIALHDLPPVDAVVISHDHYDHLDMESIKELASLRAQTRFVVPLGVGAHLEKWGIPLDRIDELDWHEDTKVEGVRLVATPAQHFSGRGLSRDGTLWASWVIEGESHKVFYSGDTGYFVGFAQIGERYGPFDVSLVQVGAYDDGWPTIHMTPEHGVEAHLDVRAGVMVPVHWGTFNLAFHPWSEPIERVLVEAERRGVKVVVPRPGERIDVSAPPSEPSFWWRSVT, from the coding sequence GTGAGAATTCTGAGAATTCCTGGACTCGCTGTTGCTGCCGGAGGTGTCGGGCTCGCTGCCTGGCTCGTCAAGGCGGGTCGCCCGATCCCCGAGGCCATGGGCGGAAGGGCCAACGGCGAGCGCGCTGCTCGGATGCAGGCGTCGCCCGAGTGGTCGAACGGCAAGTTCCACAATCAGCAGCTGCGCTTCGAGCCGTCGTCCCGCTCGATCGCCGGCAGCGTCAAGGAGCTCGTCGCGGGACGCCAGGAGAGGCACCCCGTCGGTGACGTGCCGCTCGTGCGTGACGCGCTGGAGCCGGTCGCCGAAGGCGCCCATGTCACCTGGCTGGGGCACTCCACCGCGCTCGTCCAGGTCGATGGCGCCGTCGTGCTGCTCGACCCCGTGTGGAGTGACCGCTGCTCGCCGTCCCAGCAGGTCGGGCCGCGACGCCTCCACCCGGTTCCGATTGCGCTGCATGACCTGCCCCCCGTGGACGCCGTCGTCATCTCGCACGACCACTACGACCACCTCGACATGGAGTCGATCAAGGAGCTCGCGTCCTTGCGGGCGCAAACGCGGTTCGTCGTCCCGCTCGGCGTCGGAGCCCACCTCGAGAAGTGGGGCATCCCGCTCGACCGCATCGACGAACTCGACTGGCACGAGGACACCAAGGTCGAGGGCGTGCGCCTCGTCGCGACTCCGGCGCAACACTTCTCCGGTCGTGGGCTCTCCCGTGACGGCACCCTCTGGGCCTCGTGGGTCATCGAGGGGGAGTCGCACAAGGTCTTCTACTCGGGCGACACCGGCTACTTCGTGGGCTTCGCGCAGATCGGCGAGCGCTACGGTCCCTTCGACGTGTCGCTGGTGCAGGTCGGCGCCTACGACGACGGCTGGCCGACGATCCACATGACGCCTGAGCACGGTGTCGAGGCGCACCTCGACGTGCGGGCCGGTGTGATGGTGCCGGTGCACTGGGGCACGTTCAACCTGGCCTTCCACCCGTGGAGCGAGCCGATCGAGCGGGTCCTGGTCGAGGCCGAGCGCCGGGGAGTCAAGGTCGTCGTGCCGCGGCCGGGCGAGCGCATCGACGTGTCCGCCCCTCCCTCCGAGCCCAGCTTCTGGTGGCGTTCGGTCACCTGA